The following proteins are encoded in a genomic region of Streptomyces collinus Tu 365:
- a CDS encoding PHB depolymerase family esterase yields the protein MQTRAARPTAALTALLAALAAALLTPAPAVAASSSRTFRPAVTAASLTEVTGFGSNPGALRMFRHDPPDLPANAPVVVALHGCGQDAGYAVDSGWTALADRLRFSVVVPQQSTANNLSKCFDWFQAGDVARGAGEAASIAQMVDRQLADVRGDASRVYVTGLSAGGGMTAVMMAAYPEKFAAGGIVAGLPYGCSDAAGGPYPCMYGWANQTPAQWGDRVRRARPGYPGPWPALTVFQGSADGTVKPSNMTDLVGQWTDVQGADQSADVSDTVAGYPHRIYRDPSGRAVAETYSVTGMGHGQPVDPAAGCGSAAPYILDVHLCAAGRLSDTWGLGPG from the coding sequence ATGCAGACCAGAGCCGCACGTCCGACAGCCGCCCTGACGGCCCTCCTGGCCGCCCTGGCCGCCGCCCTCCTCACCCCGGCCCCGGCGGTCGCCGCATCCTCCTCCCGCACCTTCCGCCCGGCGGTCACCGCCGCCTCCCTCACCGAAGTCACCGGATTCGGGTCCAACCCCGGTGCGCTGCGCATGTTCCGTCACGACCCGCCGGACCTGCCCGCGAACGCCCCCGTGGTCGTCGCCCTGCACGGCTGCGGCCAGGACGCCGGGTACGCCGTCGACAGCGGCTGGACCGCTCTCGCGGACCGCCTGCGCTTCTCCGTCGTGGTCCCGCAGCAGTCCACCGCCAACAACCTGAGCAAGTGCTTCGACTGGTTCCAGGCCGGGGACGTCGCGCGCGGGGCCGGCGAGGCCGCCTCGATCGCCCAGATGGTGGACCGCCAGCTCGCCGACGTACGGGGCGACGCGTCGCGCGTGTACGTCACCGGTCTGTCCGCCGGGGGAGGCATGACCGCGGTCATGATGGCCGCCTACCCGGAGAAGTTCGCCGCCGGCGGCATCGTCGCGGGCCTCCCGTACGGCTGCTCCGACGCGGCCGGCGGCCCCTATCCGTGCATGTACGGGTGGGCGAACCAGACTCCGGCCCAGTGGGGCGACCGGGTCCGCCGCGCCCGCCCCGGCTACCCGGGCCCCTGGCCCGCGCTCACCGTGTTCCAGGGCTCGGCGGACGGCACGGTGAAGCCGTCGAACATGACGGACCTGGTCGGGCAGTGGACCGACGTCCAGGGGGCCGACCAGAGCGCCGACGTCTCCGACACCGTGGCGGGCTACCCGCACCGGATCTACCGGGACCCGTCCGGGCGGGCCGTGGCGGAGACCTACAGTGTCACGGGCATGGGCCACGGCCAGCCCGTCGACCCGGCGGCCGGGTGCGGGAGCGCCGCGCCGTACATCCTGGACGTCCACCTGTGCGCGGCCGGGCGGCTGAGCGACACCTGGGGCCTCGGCCCCGGCTGA
- a CDS encoding DedA family protein, whose amino-acid sequence MTTAFDPTDSASLLAAFGALGVLTVIFAESGLLVVGFFLPGDTLLFPAGVLCAANTQHAPRLELWQVLVCAAVGAVVGAQVGYLLGRHGGRPLLARSSSRRVQEGTRRAERLLARYGYGKALVIGRFVPMLRTVLHPVAGALGVPVRPFTRWQIVGGLLWSQTLVLAGYLLGSSVAHVDDYLLPMVAVIVALSLLPLLAEVRRTRRARRSPSGPEGALADEAVGADEAEGAGVDEGGAVGDVDVDAVDDGGRPCRGDHRPDRP is encoded by the coding sequence ATGACGACCGCCTTCGACCCGACCGACAGCGCCTCGCTGCTCGCCGCCTTCGGGGCGCTCGGCGTGCTGACGGTGATCTTCGCCGAGTCGGGACTGCTGGTCGTCGGCTTCTTCCTGCCGGGCGACACCCTGCTGTTCCCGGCCGGTGTGCTGTGCGCGGCGAACACCCAGCACGCGCCGCGGCTGGAGCTGTGGCAGGTGCTCGTCTGCGCCGCCGTGGGCGCCGTGGTGGGCGCGCAGGTGGGCTACCTGCTCGGGCGGCACGGCGGCCGGCCGCTGCTGGCGCGCAGCTCCAGCCGCCGTGTGCAGGAGGGCACGCGGCGGGCGGAGCGGCTGCTGGCCCGCTACGGCTACGGCAAGGCGCTCGTGATCGGCAGGTTCGTCCCGATGCTGCGGACCGTGCTGCACCCGGTGGCCGGCGCGCTCGGGGTGCCGGTGCGGCCGTTCACCCGGTGGCAGATCGTCGGCGGCCTGCTCTGGTCCCAGACCCTGGTGCTCGCCGGGTACCTGCTCGGCTCGTCGGTGGCGCACGTCGACGACTACCTGCTGCCGATGGTCGCGGTGATCGTCGCGCTGTCCCTGCTGCCGCTGCTGGCGGAGGTCCGCCGGACGCGGCGCGCCCGGCGGAGCCCGTCAGGGCCGGAAGGGGCCCTGGCCGACGAGGCGGTCGGGGCCGACGAGGCCGAGGGTGCCGGCGTGGACGAGGGAGGCGCGGTCGGCGACGTCGACGTGGACGCCGTGGACGACGGGGGCCGCCCGTGCCGGGGGGACCACCGGCCGGATCGACCGTGA